From the genome of Oncorhynchus kisutch isolate 150728-3 unplaced genomic scaffold, Okis_V2 Okis09a-Okis19a_hom, whole genome shotgun sequence, one region includes:
- the LOC116360630 gene encoding pentatricopeptide repeat-containing protein PFL1605w-like: MYTDISSVWKGDVLGLEDSPVEDNTVEDNTVEDNTVEDNTVEDNTVEDNTVEDNTVEDSTLEDNTVIDLHNTLEDNTLEDSTVEDSTVEDSTVEDSTVEDNTVEDNTVEDSTVEDNTVIDLHNTLEDNSGGQHTGGQHSDRPPQYTGGQQWRTTHWRTTQ, from the coding sequence ATGTACACAGATATATCCTCTGTGTGGAAGGGTGATGTGTTAGGCCTGGAGGACAGCCCAGTGGAGGACAACACAGTGGAGGACAACACAGTGGAGGACAACACAGTGGAGGACAACACAGTGGAGGACAACACAGTGGAGGACAACACAGTGGAGGACAACACAGTGGAGGACAGCACACTGGAGGACAACACAGTGATAGACCTCCACAACACACTGGAGGACAACACACTGGAGGACAGCACAGTGGAGGACAGCACAGTAGAGGACAGCACAGTGGAGGACAGCACAGTGGAGGACAACACAGTGGAGGACAACACAGTGGAGGACAGCACAGTGGAGGACAACACAGTGATAGACCTCCACAATACACTGGAGGACAACAGTGGAGGACAGCACACTGGAGGACAACACAGTGATAGACCTCCACAATACACTGGAGGACAACAGTGGAGGACAACACACTGGAGGACAACACAGTGA